One region of Lebetimonas natsushimae genomic DNA includes:
- the selD gene encoding selenide, water dikinase SelD gives MLKLNNSAKLTKYVRAAGUAGKLAPEELNKATKVLDGKNENLIVGFEGNEDASVYKLTDDLALVQTADFITPVVDDPFVYGQIAAANSLSDVFAMGGDVKTALNLVGFDNCHHGKEVLNEILKGGESKIKECGGVLAGGHTIETPEMIYGLSVTGTIHPQKIIRNNTLKKDNVIILTKPLGMGILTTAIKADLVDENTAAEVADILRTLNYKPSLIAREIGVNAMTDVTGFGLLGHLYEMSANNFTIEIEFENVPFLKEAINQAAMGIIPAGSYNNQMFLEGKVKFEKNLSFEEQMILFDAQTSGGLLISISQEKAEKLLKRMEDKGINAKAIAIVKEFKEVPLVVK, from the coding sequence ATGCTTAAACTAAACAACAGTGCAAAACTCACAAAATATGTAAGAGCAGCTGGCTGAGCAGGAAAACTGGCTCCGGAGGAGCTAAACAAAGCGACAAAAGTTCTTGATGGCAAAAATGAAAATTTAATAGTCGGATTTGAGGGAAATGAAGATGCAAGTGTATATAAATTAACAGATGATTTAGCACTTGTGCAAACAGCCGATTTTATAACGCCTGTGGTTGACGACCCTTTTGTTTACGGACAGATTGCGGCTGCCAATTCCCTAAGCGATGTGTTTGCAATGGGAGGGGATGTAAAAACTGCCCTTAATCTTGTCGGATTTGACAACTGCCATCACGGAAAAGAAGTTTTAAATGAAATATTAAAAGGCGGGGAAAGTAAAATAAAAGAGTGCGGCGGGGTACTGGCAGGAGGTCATACAATAGAAACACCGGAGATGATTTACGGTCTAAGTGTTACAGGCACAATTCATCCGCAAAAAATAATAAGAAACAACACTTTAAAAAAAGATAATGTAATTATTCTTACAAAACCTCTTGGAATGGGAATTTTAACAACGGCAATAAAAGCCGATTTAGTGGATGAAAACACAGCCGCCGAAGTCGCTGATATTTTAAGAACGCTAAATTATAAACCAAGCCTTATTGCCAGGGAAATTGGCGTAAATGCAATGACTGACGTTACAGGTTTTGGACTTTTGGGACATTTATATGAAATGAGTGCAAATAATTTTACAATAGAGATAGAATTTGAAAATGTACCTTTCTTAAAAGAAGCAATAAATCAGGCCGCTATGGGAATTATACCTGCCGGAAGTTATAATAATCAAATGTTTTTAGAAGGAAAAGTAAAATTTGAAAAAAACTTAAGTTTTGAAGAACAGATGATTTTATTTGACGCACAGACAAGCGGGGGACTTTTAATCAGTATATCTCAGGAAAAAGCGGAAAAACTTTTAAAAAGAATGGAAGATAAAGGAATAAACGCAAAGGCAATAGCAATCGTTAAAGAATTTAAAGAAGTTCCTTTAGTCGTTAAATAA
- a CDS encoding DsrE/DsrF/TusD sulfur relay family protein: MKILIIFNHEPYDGSDVAWNGLRLAKVLFEKGNDVRIFLMNDAVDMARDCNKKPENYDNDLVAMLKEMYQNGIKLKVCGTCQARCGLFKNEPYFAPEIKATMKDLAAWVEEADKVITF, translated from the coding sequence ATGAAAATTCTAATTATTTTTAATCATGAGCCATATGATGGAAGCGATGTAGCATGGAACGGACTTAGACTTGCAAAAGTTTTATTTGAAAAAGGAAATGATGTAAGAATTTTTCTAATGAATGACGCAGTGGATATGGCAAGGGACTGTAATAAAAAACCTGAAAATTACGATAACGATTTGGTTGCAATGCTTAAAGAAATGTATCAAAACGGAATAAAACTAAAAGTATGCGGAACTTGTCAGGCAAGATGCGGATTATTTAAAAACGAACCATATTTTGCACCGGAAATAAAAGCCACTATGAAAGATTTAGCAGCCTGGGTAGAAGAAGCAGACAAAGTAATAACATTTTAA
- a CDS encoding heavy-metal-associated domain-containing protein codes for MKKIFLSLILLNSLFSAEKVAIIQVSGMTCPLCTTAIKRSLKMTPGVIKAKVLLHTKTAAVIFDNTKTTPKKLLHAIEVVGYKGKIQQIKEVK; via the coding sequence ATGAAAAAAATATTTTTAAGTTTAATATTATTAAACTCACTTTTTAGTGCTGAAAAAGTGGCTATTATTCAAGTAAGCGGAATGACTTGTCCTCTGTGCACAACGGCAATAAAAAGAAGTTTAAAAATGACACCTGGAGTTATAAAAGCAAAAGTATTGCTGCATACAAAAACTGCAGCAGTGATTTTTGATAATACAAAAACAACTCCAAAAAAACTTTTACATGCAATAGAAGTTGTGGGTTATAAAGGAAAAATACAACAAATAAAGGAGGTAAAATGA
- a CDS encoding mercuric transporter MerT family protein: MVKKLDLRNLACPEPVLKTKEALEEMEEGILEIKLNSFSSIQNVKRFLQNQGIYFNEKKEGKNTIINAIKGYSCEIPESKESKSFWALIAGAAITAILASTCCLGPLLFLIFGVSVGSLSFLHIFAPYRIYFTIAAATIIIYLWLNYFLKLRKRPVCSGSICKNYVKYLSIGTVFVLIMLTYPFWAQYLFMGE, encoded by the coding sequence ATGGTAAAAAAACTGGATTTAAGAAATTTAGCTTGTCCGGAACCTGTACTTAAAACAAAAGAGGCATTAGAAGAAATGGAGGAAGGAATTTTGGAAATAAAACTTAATTCCTTCTCTTCAATCCAAAATGTAAAAAGATTTTTACAAAACCAGGGAATTTATTTTAATGAAAAAAAAGAAGGGAAAAATACAATAATTAACGCCATAAAAGGTTATTCTTGCGAAATTCCGGAAAGTAAAGAATCAAAATCTTTCTGGGCTCTTATAGCTGGTGCCGCAATAACTGCAATTTTGGCAAGCACCTGCTGTTTAGGACCATTATTATTTTTAATTTTTGGAGTGAGTGTCGGAAGTCTTTCGTTTTTACATATTTTTGCACCTTATAGAATTTATTTTACAATTGCGGCCGCTACTATTATTATTTATTTGTGGCTGAATTATTTTTTAAAATTAAGAAAAAGGCCTGTTTGCAGCGGCAGCATTTGCAAAAATTATGTAAAATATTTAAGCATCGGCACAGTCTTTGTATTAATTATGCTAACCTACCCTTTTTGGGCACAATATCTGTTTATGGGAGAGTAA